Within the Bdellovibrionota bacterium genome, the region GATCGAGGATTTTGGTATTCCGGCCTTTGAAAATACCCTGGAGAATTTCGACGGTCGTCCCCGGGTAATTCGACACATGGGCGTAATGGCCGGTCAGATGCCCGAATATCGCGCTCTTCCCTACGTTGGGATTTCCGACCAAGAGCGTCGAGGTCGTGGGCGTGGGCGCCGGTGCCTCCGCTATCGCGGCCCCGGCGCATTGCGAGTGGGCAATCACCTTTTGAATTCTGCTCGGGTTGGCTTAAGCAAAACATGATATGGAACAGGGTCGGGCTTAGGGGTCGGGCGAATCTTTCGCGAAACGGCGGAGTCATGTAAAAGACTGCGCGCTAAGATCGTGAGGTTGTTGTCGTCAGAAATTCAATCAGGAGGATCAGAATGAAATCGCTTGTTGTGGTTTTGGGTGTTCTTTTCGCGTCGAGTGCCATGGCGCAAGACAAACTCGCCTCGCAGAAGGCGTTGTTCGATAAGTATTGCAAGAAATGTCATGCCGAGGATGGGAGTGGGAAAAAGCCCACCGGTGAATGGCTGCCGGTCGTAAAGACGCTTAAATTGGAAAAGCCGGAAATGTTGAGCATCATCTCGGATGAAGCCAAGAAGAAGACGGACGACGACATCAAGAAAATGATCCTGGAAGGAAAAGACAAGATGAAGGCGACCAAAGCGACGCCGGAAGAGGCGATTGAACTGGTCGCATACGTTCGTCATTTGCAGGGCGGCACGAAGTAACAAAGACCGTTTTTAGGCTGTTCAAAGCCGGTCAGTTTAGAGGCCGTTTGTGCCGTGGCAACCGGCGCAGGCGGCCTCGCCCTGTGTGCGGACGATTTCCTGTATCGCGTCCAGATCGATCCCGGCAAGCGAACTCTGATTACTCTGGTGGATGTTCTTCGGAAGGTGGCACCCGAAGCAATCTGAACGCTGCCACCCCGGCTGATGCTCTTCTTCCGTGAGAATCAACGACTGCGGCGAGTTAATAATGTCTCCATAATTTTCGCCCGGACTGTCATGACCGCAGCCGCTCATGAGGACCGCGAGGAAGAAAAGGATGTACGTTGGGCGGGTCAAAAGGAGATTCCTTTCTTCGTATGGCAATCCCGGCAAAACTGAATCTGATGGCACGAACCGCACGAATGAGGATTCGCCCGCGCTTCGACGGAATGGACGTAAAGGAACGTGCGCGGATGGACGGTCTGAAGGATCGAATCACGCTGCATGTGGCAATCGACACAGCTCGATCGATCGTGGCACGTGGCGCAGGAAAACTCGTCCAATCGGGCGAAGACGGCGTGCCGCTGCGTCCAATCGAGACGATGGTCCGCCGGGATTAGCGGCCGGACATCCTTGTGACAGAGAAAACATCTTTGGGTGGCCTGCGCGGCCATCTCCGGTTTGCGATGACAGTCATGGCACTTCCATACCGGGCCGGCTTCGCTCGTTATTACGAGCGGTTTTAGGGCGTCGCGCTGCGGATGACAGCTCAAGCAATGGAGATTCTTCTCCTGAATTACAGGCGCATGAACGGCGTGGTTAAACAAAATGGATGGATGAACGGTTTGCTTGGGTGTGACCTGGCGCCAGTCCCCGGTGCGGACGCATCCGCCGATGATCGTAACGGCGATCGGCGCGATCCAGAAAAAATGTTGGCGTAGTTTAGAAATAAACATAACGAGCCGAGACTCCCACGCGAACATCCGCCGTTTGATCGATGTTCGAATTGATTTCGCCGTTTACGCCGAGCTCAAGTCCCCATCGCCATGCGTACAAGCATCCCAGGCCGGTGTGAAGAGCGTAATCTTCCGACCCGGTCACCTTGTCATATCGAGCGACGGCGAAAGATCCTCTGGCCCGCCATCCGAGCGAGATCTGTTTTTCGAGCGAGCTCGTGAATCCTCCGGATCGTCCGCCGTAACTATCCTGAAAGAATGCTCGGACGGAGGCGATCCAGGGGCGAACCCCCTCGATCCATTGAAACCCGCCATCCACCATATGGCCGTCCTCGGATCGGGTGGTCAGAACTTCATAACGTTGAAAACTGTACCCCGCCTGAACCGAAAGTTTCGAAGAGACTCGGTACGCCGCTGCACCTCTCCCTTGCCATTCCTCCCCCTGGGAAAAGAGCGTAAAAATCCGGTCCTGCCATTCGAAATTATCGCGGGATTCGTTGTATCGGGCGAACTCTCCGGAGAGGAGCAAGGCATCCATGGGGAAGAGTTCAAGTCCTGCACGACCTGATCCGAAAAGGGTTTTGTCCGCCAGGTAATCGATCGAACCATATAATAGAGGCGTCCAAAAAAACGGGAGCGCTTGTTTGGCTCCGGCCACGATCCATTGCCGGTGGACTGTCTCCAGATCGTCTTCATACCGATACCCCATCGTCAGTGTGGTCGAGGAGAACGGTTGCAGCGTCAGGTCGGCGCCGATCAACGTGGATTCTTCGTCGAAATCGGAAATTTCAGGATGCCTTCGCAAGCCGCCGAAGAGACGTCCCGATATTCGTCTCCGGGTACCCAGAGAAACTTGCGCGCCGTCGAGAAGGATCAGCGACTCGAACGGGTTCGCCAGAAATCTCCCCGCCTGGGCGTTCATTCCCCATTCGGGCCGATTCCACGAAACACTCGCTTGGTAAAGATCGGCCTTGTTGTCCGGATTTATCAGATTGGACAAAATCTGGCCGTCCATTGAAAATTCCCCTTGCAGCGGGGAAATTGGGGCGCTCAGGCGAAGGCGATTCACCCACGGGAGTTCCCGGTCTCCGATCAGATTTTCCCGGATCTGATTATACGATCTGAGTTCGACGGTCGGACCGGCCCAAGAGAGTGTTGGAGCAAGAATGACCATCCATCCCAGCGTCCGATACACCCCTCGAAAAAGAAATGGCATATGGATATTTTAGTGTTCGTCTCCCGAAGAATAAGAACCATGATATGCATCATGCCGGGATAATTCCCGTCAAGGGCATGATCAAAGAAATGCGCGCTCGGCATCCATTGGGGTTGTGGAGTCTTATTTTCACGTTGCTGAGTGTTTCCCCGGCGCTGGCGGAAAAGGAGAAACCTAAGAGCGGCTGTATCGCCGAGGGATGCCATGCCGTTCTCATGAACGCGAAAGTCGTGCATTCGGCGATCGAGGATGGCGCATGCGACGGATGCCATACACCTTCGGAGGGGAGCAGTCCCGACCAGGCGGGTGCCAAACATAAATTCGAGAAGATCGACGTCGGCCAGGCCTGCGGAGATTGCCATGAGGCCGCGAAAGACAAATCGATTCACAAGCCGTACGGCGAAGCGAAGTGCACCGCTTGCCACAATCCGCACTCGTCCGACCAGCCGGCTTTGTTGCGGGAAGAGTCGCCGGCACTTTGCCAGCCATGCCACGAAAAGATCGCCGCAATTTCCTCGCGAGGTTCGAGCGATCATCTGGTGGCCGACGGAAAACTCGCCTGCCTGAGCTGTCACGAAGGTCACCTGTCGAAAATACCGAAACTTCTCCGAAAATCGCCGAAAGAACTCTGCTTGGGATGTCACAACAAGGAAATCTCGACACCTCAGGGAACTCTGGTCGATATCGCCGGTAAGCTCACCGACAAAAAAGCGACCGTCCATGACCCCGTCGCCGATGGGTGCGTCTCTTGCCATAATCCGCATGGGAGCGAACTCCCGCGGCTCCTCGTCCGTTCGTATCCGACGGCCTGGTACGGCAATCCATCGATTTCTGCGTACGGCCTCTGTTTTGAGTGCCATGAAGCGGCCGGTTTTGAAGCCAAGGAGACCGAGGAGGGGACGGCGTTTCGAAACGGCAAGAAAAATCTCCATGCGGTCCACATCTTGAACGATCCGCTGGGCCGCTCCTGTTCCGCCTGCCACGACGTGCATGCGGCGGCGGGAGAGCACCTCATTCCGTCGCAAGTTCCCTTTTTCGGTTTCTTGGTTCCCACGAATTTCAAGACGGCGGAGAACGGCGGCAGCTGTTTCCCGGGTTGCCATGAAGCGAGAGCCTACGATCGCTTGGAGGCTGTGCCTCTATCTAAGCCGGACTCGGGACACCCGAAACCTTAAGAACCAAACGGCATCCGGTCAAAATAGTTTCCGTACGAGAACTGATACAAATCATGGTTCACAAGGAGGCGTTCTGTTCTCCTAATTCTAGTAACCGGAATTCATTTGGAACCGAACGGAAGATGGCTTTTGTATGCGTGTTGTTGCGTAGGGTCGGCACTGATCGTCTCCGGATGTCAG harbors:
- a CDS encoding c-type cytochrome yields the protein MKSLVVVLGVLFASSAMAQDKLASQKALFDKYCKKCHAEDGSGKKPTGEWLPVVKTLKLEKPEMLSIISDEAKKKTDDDIKKMILEGKDKMKATKATPEEAIELVAYVRHLQGGTK
- a CDS encoding cytochrome c3 family protein, with translation MTRPTYILFFLAVLMSGCGHDSPGENYGDIINSPQSLILTEEEHQPGWQRSDCFGCHLPKNIHQSNQSSLAGIDLDAIQEIVRTQGEAACAGCHGTNGL
- a CDS encoding cytochrome c3 family protein, with translation MFISKLRQHFFWIAPIAVTIIGGCVRTGDWRQVTPKQTVHPSILFNHAVHAPVIQEKNLHCLSCHPQRDALKPLVITSEAGPVWKCHDCHRKPEMAAQATQRCFLCHKDVRPLIPADHRLDWTQRHAVFARLDEFSCATCHDRSSCVDCHMQRDSILQTVHPRTFLYVHSVEARANPHSCGSCHQIQFCRDCHTKKGISF
- a CDS encoding cytochrome c3 family protein, with translation MIKEMRARHPLGLWSLIFTLLSVSPALAEKEKPKSGCIAEGCHAVLMNAKVVHSAIEDGACDGCHTPSEGSSPDQAGAKHKFEKIDVGQACGDCHEAAKDKSIHKPYGEAKCTACHNPHSSDQPALLREESPALCQPCHEKIAAISSRGSSDHLVADGKLACLSCHEGHLSKIPKLLRKSPKELCLGCHNKEISTPQGTLVDIAGKLTDKKATVHDPVADGCVSCHNPHGSELPRLLVRSYPTAWYGNPSISAYGLCFECHEAAGFEAKETEEGTAFRNGKKNLHAVHILNDPLGRSCSACHDVHAAAGEHLIPSQVPFFGFLVPTNFKTAENGGSCFPGCHEARAYDRLEAVPLSKPDSGHPKP